One Scomber japonicus isolate fScoJap1 chromosome 1, fScoJap1.pri, whole genome shotgun sequence DNA window includes the following coding sequences:
- the ahctf1 gene encoding protein ELYS, with the protein MHDLTAQVTSSLLPFPLVTVDALGEDEITLDSVLHGRFSTGRGGLAWLACGPQLEVVSAVTGERLSAYCFSGGGEHLPGVLAARDFSWLKRTGLLVGLEESEGSVLCLYDLGLSRVVKAVVIPGRITAIEPLVSYGGASASTQHLHQSLRWFFGIAAIVTDLGHVLLVDLCLDDLSCSQSELEASDLQVVTKSPGEIPRLREVSNRQGRHLCLQLNGPSGVGATALQYISRTNQLAVGFSDGYLQLWNMKSLKKEYHSQLDGGRVPVHAFTFQEPENDPRNCCYLWAVQSSQDLEGDMVSLRLLQLAFSERKCLASGKILYEGLEYCEERYSQELSGTAFPLRAQTTNTRLLSCQTIEKFRPHPDRDDSLNEVSSPDTSVSIFSWQVKAYGQGTLSTFVGVFDINRWYHAQMPDSLRTGESLHNCPYLAVWSLDPVVQMVSPHILLDVVVHERSLSRGMPLTCPPPEQYFNSTTYNFDSTCLLNSGIVHLTCSGYQKETLSFLKKAAPCSSDIISTSYSRCLMSGLLSSRLADTQASSLSQEEQLDAILSTAVETSSLGLITGCIKQWTAEEQPGSALNLRYILDWAWNKVVQTKEELDGICAPLFDSSSNFTDPQTMQLLQHSQRLLGNLSTIFHCLLSEAQELTQKGLLGLINKNMVSSLISKYAEVVLWFCRTGLLPEGSDDDALQISRPFYTHSVISSYYTIRREELTRLAKNKWCADCLMIDGLVGQCGEHLTNLWKRDEGGTGQYPPPTLHALLDIYLLDSIDEAVKHAIVIYLLLDVMYSFPNKEGASVESFPTAFAIPIGLVKLVQGLWLLDHRDHQSSFERLLHPAASQCHFEWQHERVLQALMCQGQHSVALRYFHVTKPPISSTSQAKLCLSVLLHNRCLIEAWSLLRQHSNHLNMSELMGFLYESCQELGLIKELLKLPLGLTEQECLEKFLQGTGGLQNRELLMVHYLQQANYIPALQLNHSLKINLVNERDPKLKERSNTRNSILDQYGKVLPRVQRKLAMERAKPYQHPFTIHKEVSRPQPLSTITKRSTSEKVMSRAGFFNNVLTKIEEVWLGKGATPQSSPAKSSRAAEILSPSPRTSSQAPPDPFLGTPITMSSKRKSRLIDSVVHPSCLTPRPILSPPRAPSSWVSPKSNSKAPELSLLQTPQVVKRARALAASGPVFSAYNPPSILRSSLRPTPVGTPSASPGRSITPPLRSKESRITFIEEEASPEPVKDICWTNGMAADNEISLLTRGSTLSKATHKTWSLQPAEEEEDGDEEAEQPRVKFLPPEGGIPSPELRCSESESSSIHEVAEETRPSDASQARIRISFNTSEMSVQSADDTLEYYDAPLSEQQEGQEGHTATEKEDKVVIVNFKTPTEQEEPEQTTEQTPLMTSEDLQMEGQELKENETFEDVMEVSLEPEDINEDEVQSKTEEEVQSKTEEEVQSKTEEEVQSKTEEEVQSKTEEEEVQSKAEEEVQSEAEEEVQSKTEEEVQSKAEEEVQSKAEEEVQSKTEEEVQSKTEEEVQSKMELEVQSKTEDEQDFESSGKQEDAAILDQEEKSSNDQGCNQVTESVGAESEDQPANTEEGQDIQSEATDSTDLIEHLKPSGSTEPTNDLLEELEQSTDLTDFVQQHLFGGDLSPPLTRSGIHNSSQTQTFLNSDSRIEDEVDEQVAAEVPPVFTSQKSTASVTSSEPTGTDSHSVVSVNDSEELSSPASDEEDDDDDDDDDEEEESEVEEDGEEEEEDSGSEVEIIEEVQGNGRLPPLQPSSVFVPQEHAHFLPTLSEQEAAEFSLIAPGAEMKMVEEEMEGEVVMVRLGADGGEMEADEDEGQGSTYMQLKPSTTLLVPLELVEGQHDLVDSAQLCLPELQETVGPEDPRCDAHSDFSLMLDMDEAGDKEEDMLSIKTDLQSTNAPTHSPIVEATDELVANPEVILLGTDDQDSPLSGEALEEDIRKEIDTLDGIELDSPTNSELQTDLQTEHTETNQKVEDAEEQMDAGLELAEDPESATLSVSDPTPVEELPPVADGKDSEDPVEMKDDVVEEKVEEEEDKPTPAEDQKEPEENGLVEMEEVAHSAETATSVEEQQQDYGSSADTEEDNKEEEKEPESRSRTKGRRRKDEDVEEEKPVQQPEEQPVPETPTSQRKKKAPSTPTRRTTRGRRTVTFISPLPEETEVSEEDGNVEEAETSSVVPASPSRRSGRQKKETKVQPSPTRRSTRRAQLEPPTDEAEQVEAMDNDTAVASTSMATSPGRRRASQRAAPRTSSQRTQRGSEEVPAATEAKIEVEEQEDEVTDTKVSRRTSSKTPTPVKRRTTQENTPRRSSRRILSSSEVTQTPLAIVKEEMEQDEEVFPSPVKRSTRKIKIEPPEPALQEEEESKKQHISSPGRTTRQSNRISLDVYPQVKLVPVSLPQSARKKENMKATGDVLEPKLNSIAGHTNSHRPTRSKLWDHPEEDLPLLDSPLEVDSETPVADALIKRLQDEEEKQEGGVVVRKMVRSSKRSKKSSVEQVDSLPPVNDSLVPEPEEDESGQGEHSFIYSPSRRRTRASKVQSPGPSERLSAPVTRNRRRAASVNPQDELASEEDVEVEKAASVSKTRKTGKRTAKSKTILEPALLAEVDLISPLPSPADPLPRVQRRTKEVEAPTSSVNLRRKRVMDTVYTKPVTRRKKL; encoded by the exons ATGCATGATCTGACTGCCCAAGTCACCAGCAGCCTGCTGCCGTTCCCATTAGTGACTGTAGATGCGCTGGGAGAGGATGAGATCACTTTGGACTCTGTGCTCCATGGGAGGTTCTCTACTG GTCGCGGTGGGCTAGCTTGGCTGGCCTGTGGCCCCCAGCTGGAGGTTGTCAGTGCAGTGACAGGAGAGCGGCTGTCTGCATACTGCTTCAGTGGTGGAGGGGAACACCTACCTGGTGTCCTTGCTGCAAGAGATTTCAGCTGGCTCAAACG GACTGGATTGCTGGTTGGTTTGGAGGAATCAGAGGGCAGTGTGCTGTGTCTGTATGACTTGGGACTGTCGAGGGTGGTCAAAGCTGTGGTTATACCAGGCAGG ATTACCGCCATTGAGCCGTTAGTGAGTTATGGCGGAGCAAGCGCCTCCACCCAGCACCTCCACCAGAGTCTGCGTTGGTTCTTTGGCATTGCTGCCATCGTAACTGATCTTGGTCACGTCCTGCTAGTGGACCTTTGTCTCGATGACCTGTCCTGCAGCCAAAGCGAGCTAGAGGCTTCAG ACCTGCAGGTAGTGACCAAATCTCCAGGAGAGATCCCCAGGCTTAGAGAAGTCAGTAACCGACAGGGCAGACATCTTTGCCTCCAGCTAAATGGGCCCAGTGGAGTTGGAGCTACAGCTCTGCAGTACATCTCCAGGACCAACCAGCTGGCTGTGGGATTTTCTGATGGATACTTGCAGTTGTGGAACATGAAGTCTCTAAAAAAAGA ATACCACTCCCAGTTAGATGGTGGCAGGGTGCCTGTGCATGCCTTCACCTTTCAGGAGCCAGAAAATGACCCCAGGAACTGCTGCTACCTCTGGGCTGTCCAGTCTTCTCAGGACCT TGAGGGTGATATGGTCAGCCTCCGCCTACTTCAGCTGGCCTTCAGTGAACGAAAGTGTCTAGCTTCTGGGAAGATCCTCTATGAG GGTCTGGAGTACTGTGAGGAGCGTTACAGTCAGGAGTTAAGTGGTACAGCTTTTCCTCTCAGGGCTCAGACCACCAACACCCGCCTGCTCAGTTGCCAGACCATCGAGAAGTTCCGACCCCATCCTGACAGGGATGACAGCTTGAATGAAG tttcatctcCAGACACCAGTGTGTCTATTTTCAGTTGGCAAGTCAAGGCCTACGGTCAAGGCACCTTGTCCACCTTTGTCGGAGTTTTTGACATTAACCGCTGGTACCACGCACAAATGCCGGACTCGTTAAG aacGGGGGAGTCTCTGCACAATTGTCCCTACCTGGCAGTTTGGTCTCTGGACCCAGTAGTGCAGATGGTGTCTCCTCACATCCTGCTGGATGTGGTTGTGCATGAGCGCAGCCTGAGCAGGGGCATGCCCTTAACCTGCCCCCCACCAGAACAATACTTTAACTCTACCACATACAACTTTG ATTCTACCTGCTTGCTTAACTCTGGAATTGTGCACTTAACCTGCTCTGGTTATCAGAAAGAG ACCCTGAGCTTTTTGAAGAAAGCTGCTCCTTGttccagtgacatcatctccaCTAGCTACTCACGCTGCCTCATGTCCGGCCTACTCTCATCTCGCCTGGCTGACACCCAGGCCTCCAGCCTCTCTCAg gaggagcagctggatGCCATCTTATCCACAGCTGTAGAGACCAGCTCTTTGGGACTTATTACTGGCTGTATCAAGCAGTGGACTGCAGAGG AACAACCGGGCTCTGCACTGAACCTACGTTACATCCTGGATTGGGCTTGGAACAAAGTAGTCCAGACCAAGGAGGAACTGGATGGCATCT GTGCACCACTGTTTGACAGCTCATCCAACTTCACAGACCCTCAGACCATGCAGCTGCTACAGCACAGCCAGAGACTGCTGGGTAACCTCAGTACGATCTTCCACTGTCTGCTCAGTGAAGCTCAGGAGCTCACCCAAAAAG GCCTCTTGGGTCTGATTAACAAGAACATGGTGTCCAGTCTAATTTCCAAGTATGCTGAAGTCGTCCTCTGGTTCTGTCGCACAGGCCTGCTGCCTGAGGGATCAG ACGATGACGCTCTCCAGATCTCCAGGCCTTTTTACACCCACTCAGTCATCAGCAGCTATTATACTATTCGCAGAGAGGAGCTCACCAGGCTGGCTAA GAACAAGTGGTGTGCAGACTGTCTGATGATTGATGGTTTGGTTGGCCAGTGTGGTGAACACTTGACCAACCTGTGGAAAAGGGATGAAGGTGGGACAGGGCAATACCCACCACCTACATTGCAT GCCTTGCTGGATATTTATCTACTGGACAGCATCGACGAAGCAGTAAAACATGCAATT GTGATTTACCTGCTGCTGGATGTCATGTACTCCTTCCCTAATAAGGAGGGAGCATCAGTTGAGTCTTTCCCCACAGCGTTTGCGATCCCTATTGGACTGGTCAAACTAGTGCAAGGCCTCTGGCTGCTGGACCATCGTGACCACCAG AGTTCCTTCGAGCGACTTCTGCATCCTGCCGCATCTCAGTGTCATTTTGAGTGGCAGCACGAGCGTGTCTTGCAAGCCCTGATGTGCCAGGGTCAACACTCGGTGGCACTACGATACTTCCATGTAACAAAGCCCCCAATATCCTCCACCTCCCAGGCAAAACTCTGTCTCTCGGTACTGCTACACAACAG GTGTCTCATTGAGGCGTGGTCCTTACTTCGGCAGCACTCGAATCATCTCAACATGAGCGAACTAATGGGCTTCTTGTATGAGAGCTGCCAGGAGCTGGGCCTCATCAAGGAGCTGCTCAAACTGCCCCTGGGCCTCACTGAACAG GAATGTTTGGAGAAGTTTCTTCAGGGTACAGGGGGTCTCCAGAACAGAGAACTACTGATGGTCCATTACCTTCAGCAGGCCAACTATATACCTGCCCTCCAACTCAACCACAGCCTCAAGATAAACCTAGTG AATGAGCGAGACCCAAAACTTAAAGAAAGAAGCAACACCAGGAACTCTATATTGGATCAGTATGGCAAAGTTTTGCCCAGAGTCCAGAGGAAACTGGCAATGGAGAGGGCCAAACCCTACCAGCATCCCTTCACCATCCACAAAGAAG TGTCTCGGCCGCAGCCACTGTCAACCATCACCAAGCGCTCCACCAGTGAGAAGGTGATGTCCAGGGCTGGCTTCTTCAACAATGTTCTGACCAAGATTGAAGAGGTATGGTTAGGAAAAGGAGCCACACCACAGTCCTCCCCTGCCAAGAG CTCCAGGGCAGCTGAAATTTTGAGCCCAAGTCCTAGGACTTCTTCGCAGGCCCCTCCTGATCCGTTCCTGGGAACTCCAATCACCATGTCCTCCAAACGAAAGTCAAG GCTGATAGACTCGGTGGTTCATCCCTCCTGTCTGACCCCTCGGCCTATTCTCAGCCCTCCCAGAGCCCCCAGCTCTTGGGTTTCTCCAAAAAGCAACAGCAAGGCCCCTGAACTTAGTCTGCTGCAGACACCACAGGTTGTGAAG CGAGCTCGAGCCTTGGCTGCTTCTGGCCCTGTGTTTTCAGCCTACAACCCGCCGTCTATCCTGCGCAGCAGCCTAAGGCCCACACCTGTCGGCACCCCGTCTGCATCTCCAGGGCGCTCTATCACCCCTCCGCTCCGCAGCAAAGAGAGCAGGATCACATTTATTGAAGAGGAAGCATCTCCTGAACCAGTAAAAGACATCTGCTGGACCAACGGG ATGGCAGCAGACAATGAGATTAGCTTGCTGACCAGAGGCTCCACGCTGTCTAAGGCTACACACAAGACCTGGTCCTTACAGCctgctgaggaggaagaagatggagATGAGGAAGCTGAACAACCTCGTGTAAAGTTTTTGCCACCTGAGGGTGGAATTCCCTCACCAGAGCTGAGATGCTCTGAGAGTGAGTCATCCTCCATCCATGAAGTAGCTGAAGAGACTAGACCATCAGATGCCTCACAAGCACGTATTAGAATAAGCTTTAACACCAGCGAGATGTCTGTCCAGTCAGCAGACGACACTCTTGAATACTATGATGCACCTCTCTCAGAACAACAGGAAGGACAAGAGGGGCATACAGCAACAGAAAAGGAAGACAAAGTAGTGATAGTGAACTTCAAAACTCCAACAGAACAAGAGGAACCAGAGCAAACCACTGAGCAAACTCCTCTCATGACATCAGAAGATTTACAGATGGAAGGTCAGGagctgaaggaaaatgaaaCTTTTGAGGACGTGATGGAGGTCAGTCTTGAACCAGAGGATATAAACGAAGACGAAGTTCAGTCTAAAACGGAAGAAGAAGTTCAGTCTAAAACGGAGGAAGAAGTTCAGTCTAAAACGGAGGAAGAAGTTCAGTCTAAAACGGAGGAAGAAGTTCAGTCTAAAACGGAGGAGGAAGAAGTTCAGTctaaagcagaggaagaagttCAGTctgaagcagaggaggaagttCAGTctaaaacagaggaagaagttCAGTctaaagcagaggaagaagttCAGTctaaagcagaggaagaagttCAGTctaaaacagaggaagaagttCAGTCTAAAACGGAGGAAGAAGTTCAGTCTAAAATGGAGCTTGAAGTTCAGTCTAAAACAGAGGATGAACAGGATTTTGAGTCAAGTGGCAAACAAGAAGATGCTGCAATTCTTGACCAAGAAGAGAAATCCAGTAATGATCAAG GTTGTAACCAGGTCACTGAGAGCGTTGGAGCAGAATCTGAGGATCAGCCTGCTAATACTGAGGAGGGGCAGGACATCCAGTCAGAGGCCACCGACTCCACAGACTTGATTGAGCACCTGAAACCATCTGGATCCACTGAACCCACAAATGACCTGTTAGAGGAACTGGAGCAATCAACAG ATCTGACAGATTTCGTGCAACAACATCTGTTTGGCGGTgatctgtctcctcctctcacccgCTCAGGAATCCACAACTCATCACAGACCCAGACATTCTTAAACAG TGACTCCCGAATCGAAGATGAAGTGGATGAGCAAGTCGCTGCCGAAGTTCCCCCAGTGTTCACCAGCCAGAAATCTACTGCCTCTGTGACCTCCTCAGAGCCAACCGGCACAGACTCCCACT CTGTTGTGAGTGTAAACGATAGTGAAGAACTCTCCAGCCCTGCCTctgatgaggaagatgatgatgatgacgacgatgatgatgaggaggaggagtctgAAGTTGAAGAggatggtgaggaggaagaggaggactcTGGTAGCGAGGTGGAGATCATTGAGGAGGTCCAGGGTAATGGGAGGCTTCCACCCCTCCAGCCCAGTTCAGTCTTCGTACCCCAAGAACACGCCCACTTCTTGCCAACGCTGTCAGAACAGGAGGCTGCAGAGTTTTCTCTGATTGCACCTGGAGCAGAAATGAAG ATGGTAGAAGAGGAAATGGAGGGTGAGGTGGTGATGGTGAGACTTGGAGCAGATGGAGGAGAAATGGAGGCTGATGAGGATGAAGGTCAGGGGTCGACCTACATGCAACTCAAACCCTCCACCACTCTCCTGGTACCCCTGGAGCTTGTGGAGGGACAACATGACCTAGTGGATAGTGCTCAGCTCTGTCTTCCTGAGCTTCAGGAAACCGTTGGGCCCGAGGACCCGAGGTGTGACGCTCATAGCGACTTCTCTCTCATGCTAGATATGGATGAGGCTGGGGATAAAGAGGAGGACATGTTGTCTATCAAGACTGATCTCCAATCCACCAACGCTCCAACCCACTCTCCAATAGTGGAGGCTACTGACGAACTTGTGGCCAACCCAGAGGTTATTCTTTTGGGCACAGATGATCAGGATTCTCCGTTGTCTGGAGAAGCATTGGAAGAAGACATCAGGAAAGAAATTGACACCTTGGATGGAATTGAGCTTGATAGTCCAACAAACTCAGAACTCCAAACCGACCTACAGACTGAACACACCGAGACAAACCAGAAGGTGGAAGATGCTGAAGAGCAGATGGATGCTGGGTTAGAGTTGGCTGAAGATCCAGAATCTGCAACTCTGTCAGTCTCTGATCCAACTCCAGTGGAGGAACTCCCACCAGTTGCAGATGGCAAGGATAGCGAAGATCCTGTGGAAATGAAAGATGATGTTGTAGAGGAGAaagtagaagaggaggaggacaaaccAACACCTGCCGAAGACCAGAAAGAGCCAGAAGAGAATGGGCTTGTTGAGATGGAAGAAGTTGCCCACAGTGCAGAGACAGCGAcctctgtggaggagcagcagcaggactaCGGATCCTCAGCAGACACCGAGGAAGATaacaaggaagaagagaaagagccTGAATCTAGAAGTAGaacaaagggaagaaggagaaaagatgaagatgttGAAGAGGAGAAACCTGTGCAGCAGCCAGAGGAACAGCCTGTGCCAGAGACCCCCACCTCtcaaaggaagaagaaagctcCTTCTACCCCTACCAGGAGGACCACAAGAGGGAGGAGGACTGTTACCTTTATTTCTCCCCTTCCAGAGGAGACAGAGGTGTCAGAGGAGGATGGGAATGTAGAGGAGGCAGAAACGAGCTCAGTGGTCCCTGCCTCTCCTAGTCGCAGAAGTGGTcgacagaaaaaagaaacaaaagtccAACCCAGCCCAACTCGAAGAAGTACCCGCAGAGCTCAGCTGGAGCCTCCTACAGATGAGGCCGAGCAGGTGGAGGCCATGGACAACGATACTGCAGTTGCAAGTACCTCCATGGCCACTTCGCCAGGCAGACGACGCGCTTCACAGAGAGCCGCTCCAAGGACAAGCAGTCAAAGGACTCAGAGAGGTAGTGAGGAGGTGCCTGCAGCCACAGAAGCTAAAATTGAAGTGGAGGAACAAGAAGATGAGGTCACAGATACCAAGGTTTCTCGGCGAACAAGCTCCAAGACTCCCACCCCAGTCAAACGCAGAACCACTCAGGAAAACACTCCGAGGAGGTCTAGCAGAAGAATATTGAGCAGCAGCGAGGTGACTCAAACACCATTAGCGATTGTGAAAGAGGAGATGGAACAGGACGAGGAGGTCTTCCCTTCACCTGTCAAACGCAGCACCAGAAAAATTAAGATAGAACCACCAGAGCCTGCActtcaggaggaggaagagagcaaGAAACAGCACATTTCCAGCCCCGGCAGGACAACTCGTCAGTCCAACCGTATCTCCCTGGATGTTTATCCACAG GTGAAACTGGTTCCTGTATCACTTCCTCAGAGTGCAAGGAAAAAGGAGAACATGAAAGCGACTGGAGATGTGCTCGAGCCCAAACTTAACAGCATTGCTGGTCACACCAACTCCCACCGACCAACTAGAAGCAAACTCTGGGACCACCCAGAGGAAGACCTTCCCTTACTGGATTCACCATTGGAGGTGGATTCTGAAACCCCTGTTGCAGACGCCCTTATCAAGAGACTCCAGGACGAGGAAGAGAAGCAAGAAG GAGGAGTTGTCGTCAGAAAGATGGTTAGATCCAGCAAGAGGAGTAAAAAGTCATCAGTGGAGCAGGTCGACTCGCTGCCTCCTGTGAATGACAGCCTGGTCCCAGAACCTGAAGAAGATGAGAGTGGACAAGGCGAGCACTCATTTATCTACTCCCCCTCACGAAGAAGAACAAGAG ctTCTAAAGTACAGTCTCCCGGCCCGAGTGAACGGCTTTCAGCGCCTGTTACTCGAAACAGAAGAAGAGCTGCCTCTGTTAATCCTCAG gatGAACTTGCTTCAGAAGAAGATGTAGAAGTGGAGAAAGCAGCAAGTGTTTCTAAAACCAGAAAAACTGGCAAACGAACAGCCAA ATCCAAAACTATTTTGGAGCCGGCTCTGTTGGCAGAGGTGGACCTGATCTCGCCTCTGCCTAGCCCAGCTGATCCGCTCCCCAGAGTACAGAGGAGGACTAAGGAAGTAGAGGCCCCAACTTCAAGCGTTAACCTTCGACGAAAACGCGTAATGGACACCGTTTACACCAAACCCGTCACCCGGAGGAAGAAACTTTAA
- the LOC128362938 gene encoding PWWP domain-containing DNA repair factor 3B-like yields MKGGPRKTRKRAPKNTSADKVNSETVSSQATEESSTLPGCDFAIDSLATPCPLQNTPKRSRRQTKQIQEAFQTSTPVRSSSTDNLSNTPTSPSRTEQVEPEHTKLITDLKTSEGDSPCSQSNSQSRCKKGQAVQPRPARKTATKRKTQTCSKSNGAPAKCRPVKKQKMETGNLETDTTNESSERPRPRFELGKPDDMDESSELSIELSNDEDQPPPLLSSYQEDEDSDEEEGELPSFLMQVDKKPPSIREGVFVWYKFRNYPFWPALVKSVNRKLKKASIMFIDYPMIHQKKGFTVALKTLKPFDCEGANELVSKAKENFDAAINWSLELIKDYSIRIACGSFSGSFLEYFAHDMSYPVRRKYPQAASERLTIASDAMMEEPCDDHKEDSFNEQQEEVSKTSKRLLPDRTHAAHNRANEKLVHFIVKQRMVEGRLLAVISGQQQSRWLRSFQSANRRRVVNKRVVNIYLEDDEQLDQVYWYLNELYTSAVTSPCLAEVKSMERVPFVLDVLLPEAIIYAIAGVDNVSVKKAEEKYLRGRCISNRERQEFDLMIERQMKKKSLNQNTALFSDSIS; encoded by the exons ATGAAAG GGGGACCTCGGAAAACCAGAAAAAGGGCACCAAAAAATACCTCGGCAGACAAAGTTAACTCAGAAACAGTTTCATCTCAAGCAACAGAGGAATCAAGTACTCTTCCAGGCTGTGATTTTGCCATTGACAGCCTGGCCACTCCATGTCCCTTACAAAATACTCCAAAAAGAAGCAGGAGACAGACAAAACAGATACAAGAAGCCTTCCAGACCTCCACACCAGTTCGCAGCTCATCCACCGACAACCTGTCCAACACCCCCACATCACCTTCAAGGACAGAGCAAGTAGAGCCAGAGCACACTAAGCTCATCACAGACTTAAAG ACATCAGAAGGAGATTCGCCATGCAGCCAGTCAAACTCTCAGAGCAGATGTAAGAAGGGTCAGGCTGTCCAGCCAAGACCAGCTAGAAAAACTGCGACAAAGAGAAAAACGCAGACCTGCAGTAAAAGCAATGGTGCTCCAGCCAAGTGCCGGCCTGTCAAGAAACAGAAAATGGAGACAGGGAATTTAGAAACCGACACTACTAATGAGTCATCAGAACGTCCTAGACCGAGATTCGAGCTGGGGAAGCCTGATGACATGG ATGAGTCTTCAGAACTATCCATAGAACTCAGTAACGACGAAGACCAGCCACCGCCGTTGTTGTCGTCATACCAGGAGGATGAGGACAGcgatgaagaggagggagagttaCCGAGTTTTCTGATGCAGGTGGACAAAA AGCCTCCATCCATTCGCGAGGGAGTGTTTGTATGGTACAAATTTAGGAATTATCCCTTCTGGCCTGCGCTG gttAAGAGTGTTAATCGAAAGCTGAAAAAAGCCAGCATCATGTTCATTGATTACCCAATGATCCACCAAAAAAAGGG GTTTACTGTGGCTCTGAAAACCCTGAAGCCTTTTGACTGTGAAGGAGCTAATGAGCTGGTG TCTAAAGCTAAAGAAAACTTTGATGCTGCAATCAATTGGTCCCTGGAGCTGATAAAAGACTATAGTATACGGATTG CATGTGGCTCATTTTCTGGCTCTTTCCTCGAGTACTTTGCTCATGACATGA GCTACCCAGTGAGGAGGAAGTACCCTCAGGCAGCCTCGGAAAGGCTAACCATCGCCAGTGACGCGATGATGGAGGAGCCGTGCGATGATCATAAAGAGGACAGCTTTAAtgaacagcaggaggaggtcaGCAAAACATCGAAGAGACTGCTGCCAGACCGGACCCATGCTGCCCACAACCGTGCTAATGAGAAGCTTGTACATTTCATCGTCAAGCAGCGCATGGTGGAGGGACGCCTTCTG GCTGTGATCAGTGGGCAGCAGCAATCCAGATGGCTTCGCTCCTTCCAGAGTGCTAATCGGAGACGGGTGGTAAACAAACGGGTGGTGAATATATACCTAGAAGATGACGAGCAGTTGGACCAAGTCTATTGGTACCTAAATGAGCTCTACACATCGGCTGTGACCTCTCCCTGCCTGGCTGAGGTGAAATCTATGGAGCGTGTCCCTTTTGTCCTGGATGTGCTTCTTCCTGAG GCCATCATCTATGCCATAGCTGGAGTGGACAATGTCTCAGTAAAAAAGGCAGAGGAAAAGTACCTAAGAGGACGATGTATAAGTAACAG AGAAAGACAAGAGTTTGACTTGATGATTGAACGGCAGATGAAGAAAAAGTCACTTAATCAGAATACTGCACTATTTTCTGATTCCATCAGTTAG